In one window of Rhizobium sp. ACO-34A DNA:
- a CDS encoding pantoate--beta-alanine ligase gives METVTTISALRQRLGPHRRASRDIGFVPTMGYLHQGHMSLVERSRAENDVTVVSIFVNPLQFGKNEDLDRYPRDLPRDSMMLELAGVDFLFAPRVEDMYPRPMETVVDVPKLGSELEGEARPGHFAGVATVVTKLFNIVQPHAAYFGEKDYQQVAVIRRMVEDLALPVRVVPVPTVRETDGLACSSRNVYLSEQERAAAVIVPKALEEAARLRTLGLSDPSEMERALSAFIAAEPLATPEVVAVRHPDTLLPLSTLDGPFLVLLYVRVGKTKLLDNRVIGNGSAKGREAA, from the coding sequence ATGGAGACCGTCACCACTATTTCCGCCCTCCGGCAGCGGCTCGGCCCCCATCGCCGGGCCTCCCGCGACATCGGCTTCGTGCCGACCATGGGCTATCTGCATCAAGGCCATATGAGCCTTGTCGAGCGCTCCCGCGCGGAAAACGACGTCACCGTCGTGTCGATCTTCGTCAACCCGCTGCAGTTCGGCAAAAACGAGGATCTCGACCGATATCCCCGTGATCTTCCCCGCGACAGCATGATGCTGGAACTGGCAGGGGTCGATTTCCTGTTCGCCCCACGTGTCGAGGACATGTATCCGCGCCCGATGGAAACCGTGGTCGACGTCCCGAAACTCGGCTCCGAACTGGAAGGTGAGGCCCGCCCCGGCCATTTCGCCGGTGTCGCGACCGTGGTCACCAAGCTCTTCAACATCGTCCAGCCCCATGCGGCCTATTTCGGCGAGAAGGACTACCAGCAGGTGGCCGTCATCCGCCGCATGGTCGAGGACCTCGCATTGCCGGTCCGGGTCGTTCCCGTGCCGACGGTGCGCGAGACGGATGGCCTCGCCTGCTCTTCGCGCAACGTCTACCTTTCGGAACAGGAACGGGCGGCAGCCGTCATCGTGCCGAAAGCGCTTGAGGAAGCGGCGCGACTTCGCACGCTCGGCCTCAGTGATCCCTCCGAAATGGAGCGCGCTCTCTCCGCCTTCATCGCCGCCGAGCCTCTGGCGACGCCGGAAGTCGTGGCGGTGCGTCACCCGGATACGCTGTTGCCGCTTTCGACCCTCGACGGTCCTTTCCTCGTCCTTCTTTACGTCCGCGTTGGCAAGACGAAGCTGCTCGACAACCGCGTCATCGGCAACGGCTCGGCAAAAGGCAGGGAGGCCGCCTGA
- a CDS encoding 3-methyl-2-oxobutanoate hydroxymethyltransferase → MSTPPRQKRLTPADLLALKGNRPVVSLTAYTTPMARLLDPHCDFLLVGDSLGMVLYGMDTTVGVTMEMMIAHGQAVMRGVSRACVIIDMPFGSYQESKEQAFRSAARIMKETGCDGVKLEGGAEMAETVAFLVERGIPVLGHVGLMPQQVNTSGGYRSKGHSEKEADKIRRDARAIDEAGAFAIVIEGTVEPLAREISGSVSAATIGIGASPACDGQILVSDDMLGLFNDFKPRFVKHYAELAQVISRAAEDYAGEVRTRAFPGPEHTFQPRPKS, encoded by the coding sequence ATGAGCACACCACCCCGCCAGAAGCGCCTCACGCCCGCCGACCTCCTCGCGCTGAAGGGCAATCGCCCCGTCGTGTCGCTGACCGCCTACACGACACCGATGGCGCGCCTGCTTGATCCGCATTGCGATTTCCTGCTGGTCGGAGATAGTCTTGGCATGGTGCTCTACGGCATGGACACCACCGTCGGCGTGACCATGGAAATGATGATCGCCCACGGCCAGGCCGTCATGCGTGGCGTCTCCCGCGCCTGCGTCATCATCGACATGCCCTTCGGTTCCTATCAGGAATCGAAGGAACAGGCCTTCCGCTCGGCCGCCCGCATCATGAAGGAAACCGGCTGCGACGGCGTGAAGCTGGAAGGCGGCGCGGAAATGGCCGAGACCGTAGCCTTTCTCGTCGAGCGCGGCATACCGGTGCTCGGTCATGTCGGGCTGATGCCACAGCAGGTCAACACATCGGGCGGCTACCGCTCCAAGGGCCATAGCGAGAAGGAGGCGGACAAGATCCGCCGCGATGCCCGCGCCATCGACGAGGCCGGCGCCTTCGCTATCGTCATCGAAGGCACGGTCGAACCGCTAGCCCGAGAGATCAGCGGCTCCGTATCGGCCGCCACCATCGGCATCGGCGCGTCTCCGGCCTGCGACGGCCAGATCCTCGTCTCCGACGACATGCTCGGCCTCTTTAACGACTTCAAGCCGCGCTTCGTCAAACACTATGCCGAACTTGCGCAAGTTATATCGAGGGCTGCCGAAGACTATGCCGGCGAAGTCCGCACCCGCGCCTTTCCCGGTCCCGAGCACACATTCCAGCCGCGTCCGAAAAGCTGA
- a CDS encoding branched-chain amino acid ABC transporter permease, with translation MRSDFIEGMRGSMPILFSTIPFAALFGALAVANGQTVAEATLMSATVFAGASQLVGIELFGHSVPIWVIVLSILAVNFRHVLYSAAIAPFVGHFTLSQKAMSFFLLTDPQFAETLTRGETGRPVTFTWYMGFAITIYVPWVAMTTVGGLLGSVMGNPSNWGIDVLLPIYFMGLVLGFRKRNNFLPIVIVSALVSVVAQKLVGSPWHVSIGAIAGVALAALLPPKKIEDAAKEETAR, from the coding sequence ATGCGTAGCGACTTTATCGAAGGCATGCGCGGCAGTATGCCGATCCTTTTTTCAACCATCCCCTTCGCGGCGCTGTTCGGTGCGCTTGCCGTCGCCAACGGCCAGACGGTCGCCGAAGCGACGCTGATGAGTGCCACCGTCTTTGCCGGGGCAAGCCAGCTCGTGGGCATCGAACTCTTCGGCCATTCGGTACCGATCTGGGTGATCGTGCTGTCGATCCTCGCCGTCAACTTCCGCCACGTGCTCTATTCGGCGGCAATCGCCCCGTTCGTCGGCCATTTCACCCTGTCCCAGAAGGCCATGAGCTTCTTCCTGCTCACGGACCCGCAATTTGCCGAGACGCTGACCCGCGGCGAGACCGGCCGCCCCGTGACGTTCACCTGGTACATGGGATTTGCCATCACGATCTACGTTCCCTGGGTGGCGATGACCACGGTCGGCGGCCTGCTTGGCAGCGTGATGGGCAATCCCTCCAACTGGGGCATCGACGTGCTGCTGCCGATCTATTTCATGGGTCTCGTTCTGGGTTTCCGCAAGCGCAACAACTTCCTGCCGATCGTGATCGTCAGCGCGCTGGTTTCCGTGGTCGCCCAGAAGCTCGTCGGCTCGCCCTGGCATGTCAGCATCGGCGCAATCGCCGGCGTGGCGCTGGCCGCCCTGCTACCGCCGAAGAAGATCGAAGATGCTGCGAAAGAGGAGACTGCCCGATGA
- a CDS encoding ATP-dependent DNA helicase: protein MSNGFDDIPFFDEEPAPRKPAGGAPSGSAPAAGGLGIAARAMAARDQARSPDYLAGLNPEQREAVETTDGPVLVLAGAGTGKTRVLTTRIAHILATGRAFPSQILAVTFTNKAAREMKERIGLLVGGAVEGMPWLGTFHSIGVKLLRRHAELVGLNSDFTILDTDDVVRLIKQLIQAEGIDDKRWPAKQFAAMIDGWKNKALDPSQIPEGDARAFANGKGRELYAAYQNRLKSLNACDFGDLLLHPIRMFRMNPDVLKDYHQKFRYILVDEYQDTNTAQYMWLRLLAQRPQGVPQNVCCVGDDDQSIYGWRGAEVDNILRFEKDFPGAKVIKLERNYRSTEHILGAAGHLIAHNEGRLGKTLFTDRREPDDEKVVVHAAWDSEEEARAVGEVIEQLQRGDGDGKKHNLNDMAILVRASFQMREFEDRFVTLGLNYRVVGGPRFYERLEIRDAMAYFRLVCQPADDLAFERIVNTPKRGLGDTTIRTLHDYARARDVPMLAAASDLIETDELKPKARKALFDVIQTFRRWQELLETTPHTELAEQILEESGYTDMWKNDKSAEAPGRLENLKELIRSMEAFESMRGFLEHVSLVMDAEQNEDMDAVSIMTLHSAKGLEFDTVFLPGWEEGLFPHQRALDEGGRSGLEEERRLAYVGITRAKRRCHIWFVSNRRIHGLWQSTMPSRFLDELPVTHVEVAQTEQSYGGYGRGGYGQSRFDKAEPFQNSYSTPGWKRAQQNRTDATRDNWGSRSGHAVERIGYGESGPRARTIDGELVAKSVADTPSKFVVGDRVFHIKFGNGNVAAIEGNKLTIDFDRAGEKRVLDGFVEKV, encoded by the coding sequence ATGAGTAACGGTTTCGACGACATTCCCTTCTTCGATGAGGAACCCGCGCCGCGCAAGCCGGCAGGCGGCGCACCCTCCGGTTCGGCCCCTGCGGCCGGCGGCCTTGGCATCGCCGCGCGCGCCATGGCCGCCCGCGATCAGGCCCGGAGCCCGGACTATCTCGCCGGCCTCAATCCGGAGCAGCGCGAGGCCGTCGAGACCACCGACGGCCCGGTTCTGGTGCTGGCCGGCGCCGGCACGGGCAAGACCCGCGTGCTCACCACCCGCATCGCCCATATCCTTGCGACCGGCCGCGCCTTCCCCTCGCAGATCCTTGCCGTGACCTTCACCAACAAGGCCGCGCGCGAGATGAAGGAACGCATCGGCCTGCTGGTCGGGGGCGCGGTCGAGGGCATGCCCTGGCTCGGCACCTTTCACTCGATCGGCGTCAAGCTGCTCCGCCGCCATGCCGAACTGGTAGGCCTCAACTCAGATTTCACCATCCTCGACACCGACGACGTGGTGCGCCTGATCAAGCAGTTGATCCAGGCGGAAGGCATCGACGACAAGCGTTGGCCGGCCAAGCAGTTCGCCGCCATGATCGACGGCTGGAAGAACAAGGCGCTCGACCCCTCGCAGATTCCCGAAGGCGACGCCCGCGCCTTCGCCAACGGCAAGGGCCGCGAACTTTACGCGGCCTACCAGAACCGCCTGAAATCACTGAACGCCTGCGATTTCGGCGACCTGCTGCTGCACCCGATCCGCATGTTCCGTATGAACCCTGATGTGCTGAAGGACTATCACCAGAAATTCCGCTATATCCTCGTCGACGAATATCAGGACACCAACACGGCGCAGTACATGTGGCTGCGCCTGCTCGCGCAGCGCCCGCAGGGCGTTCCGCAGAACGTCTGCTGCGTCGGCGACGACGACCAGTCGATTTACGGCTGGCGCGGTGCGGAGGTGGACAACATCCTGCGCTTCGAGAAGGATTTCCCCGGCGCCAAGGTCATCAAGCTGGAGCGTAACTACCGCTCGACCGAGCACATTCTGGGTGCCGCCGGCCACCTGATCGCCCACAACGAGGGCCGTCTCGGCAAGACGCTGTTCACCGACCGTCGGGAACCCGACGATGAAAAGGTCGTCGTCCATGCCGCATGGGACAGTGAAGAGGAAGCCCGAGCCGTCGGCGAGGTGATCGAACAGCTTCAGCGCGGCGATGGTGACGGCAAGAAGCACAATCTCAACGACATGGCGATCCTCGTCCGCGCTTCCTTCCAGATGCGCGAGTTCGAAGATCGGTTCGTGACGCTTGGCCTGAACTACCGGGTCGTCGGTGGTCCGCGCTTCTACGAGCGCCTCGAAATCCGCGACGCCATGGCCTATTTCCGGCTCGTCTGCCAGCCTGCCGACGACCTCGCCTTCGAGCGTATCGTCAACACGCCGAAGCGCGGCCTTGGCGACACGACGATCCGCACCCTGCACGATTATGCCCGCGCCCGCGACGTCCCCATGCTCGCCGCGGCCAGTGACCTCATCGAGACGGACGAACTGAAGCCGAAGGCCCGAAAGGCGCTTTTCGACGTGATTCAGACGTTCAGGAGATGGCAGGAACTGCTTGAAACGACTCCACATACCGAGCTTGCCGAACAGATCCTGGAAGAATCCGGCTACACAGACATGTGGAAGAACGACAAGTCGGCGGAAGCCCCCGGGCGCCTCGAAAACCTGAAGGAACTCATCCGCTCGATGGAAGCCTTCGAATCGATGCGCGGCTTCCTCGAACACGTTTCGCTGGTCATGGATGCCGAACAGAACGAGGACATGGATGCCGTGTCGATCATGACGCTGCATTCAGCCAAGGGACTGGAATTCGACACCGTCTTTCTGCCCGGCTGGGAGGAAGGCCTTTTCCCCCACCAGCGGGCTCTGGATGAAGGTGGCCGTTCCGGCCTCGAGGAAGAACGTCGCCTCGCCTATGTCGGCATCACCCGTGCCAAGCGCCGCTGCCATATCTGGTTCGTCTCGAACCGGCGCATCCACGGCCTCTGGCAGTCGACCATGCCTTCGCGCTTCCTCGACGAGCTGCCGGTCACCCATGTGGAGGTCGCCCAGACCGAACAGTCCTATGGCGGCTACGGTCGCGGCGGCTATGGCCAGTCGCGTTTCGACAAGGCCGAGCCCTTCCAGAACAGCTATTCCACTCCGGGCTGGAAGCGGGCGCAGCAGAACAGGACCGACGCCACCCGCGACAACTGGGGCAGCCGCTCCGGCCATGCCGTCGAACGCATCGGTTACGGTGAGAGCGGTCCCCGCGCCCGTACCATCGACGGCGAACTGGTGGCGAAATCGGTAGCCGATACGCCGTCGAAATTCGTGGTCGGCGACCGCGTGTTCCACATCAAATTCGGCAACGGAAACGTGGCGGCGATCGAAGGCAACAAGCTGACGATCGACTTCGACCGCGCCGGCGAAAAACGCGTACTCGACGGCTTCGTCGAGAAAGTTTGA
- a CDS encoding adenosine deaminase: protein MLSLDDFLARIPKMELHLHLEGSIRPQTAVDLAARNGVTLPPFKRVEELYHYDNLKDFLAIYTAVSDSVVSADDYRRITYEMLESCAAHNARYVEFFFSPQVHFPHGIGFDTQMDGIVAGIEDAERDFGIVSVCAPGINRELGPEAGEEFLDMILARGDDKLVGIGLDFNEAPFPPEPYAALFDRARAAGLKVTAHAGETGPADFIRGSLDALKVRRIDHGYHVVNDPELMARCRDEGILFTVCPSTSAITSPWHDLTSPDHAIRRMKEFGLKVMLNSDDPPMFFTDLGAEYRKAAHFLGFSPSDIRASVMNAIDGSWLDEPTRKLWKGEWSLEIDALMADLE, encoded by the coding sequence ATGCTCTCACTGGATGATTTTCTTGCCCGCATACCGAAAATGGAACTGCATCTTCACCTCGAAGGATCCATCCGCCCCCAGACCGCCGTCGACCTTGCAGCCAGGAATGGCGTGACGTTGCCGCCGTTCAAAAGGGTCGAGGAACTCTATCACTACGACAACCTCAAGGACTTCCTGGCGATCTACACTGCCGTTTCCGACAGCGTGGTCTCAGCGGATGACTACCGGCGCATCACCTACGAGATGCTGGAGAGTTGCGCCGCCCATAACGCCCGCTACGTGGAGTTCTTCTTCTCCCCGCAGGTCCATTTCCCCCATGGCATCGGTTTCGATACCCAGATGGACGGCATCGTCGCCGGTATCGAGGATGCGGAGCGGGATTTCGGCATCGTCAGCGTCTGCGCACCCGGCATCAACCGCGAACTCGGCCCCGAAGCAGGCGAGGAGTTCCTCGACATGATCCTCGCGCGAGGCGATGACAAGCTGGTCGGCATCGGCCTGGACTTCAACGAAGCCCCCTTCCCGCCGGAGCCCTATGCGGCTCTTTTCGATCGCGCTCGTGCCGCCGGCCTGAAGGTGACCGCCCATGCCGGGGAGACGGGACCTGCGGATTTCATCCGCGGTTCGCTCGACGCACTCAAGGTTCGCCGCATCGACCACGGCTATCACGTGGTCAACGACCCCGAGCTTATGGCCCGCTGCCGCGACGAAGGCATTCTCTTCACGGTTTGCCCCTCGACCAGCGCCATCACCTCTCCATGGCACGACCTGACAAGCCCGGACCATGCCATCCGCCGGATGAAGGAGTTTGGGCTCAAGGTCATGCTCAACAGCGACGACCCGCCGATGTTCTTCACCGATCTCGGCGCGGAATATCGAAAGGCGGCCCACTTCCTCGGCTTTTCCCCGAGCGATATTCGCGCGAGCGTGATGAACGCCATCGACGGAAGCTGGCTGGACGAACCGACACGGAAACTCTGGAAAGGCGAGTGGAGCCTTGAGATCGATGCGCTGATGGCAGATCTGGAATAG
- a CDS encoding nicotinamidase, whose amino-acid sequence MTKALLLIDIQNGFCPGGNLPVADGDKVVPVANALMASGRYTLIVASQDWHPANHGSFASQHPGKAPFEMGELSGQPQMMWPDHCVQGSSDAEFHPALDTSAIDYVQRKGQDPAVDSYSAFRDNDRSALTGLDGYLRENGVSELDIMGLATDYCVRFSVLDALEMLPDVTVRFIEDGSRGIDPDGVKAAIAEMKAAGAEIVSSADIIV is encoded by the coding sequence ATGACCAAGGCTCTGCTGCTGATCGACATCCAGAACGGTTTCTGCCCCGGCGGGAACCTGCCGGTAGCGGATGGCGACAAGGTGGTGCCGGTTGCCAATGCGCTGATGGCGAGCGGCCGCTACACGCTGATCGTCGCCTCGCAGGACTGGCACCCGGCCAATCACGGCAGCTTTGCCTCACAGCATCCCGGCAAGGCGCCCTTCGAAATGGGAGAGCTTTCCGGCCAGCCGCAGATGATGTGGCCGGACCATTGCGTGCAGGGCAGCAGCGACGCCGAATTCCATCCCGCCCTCGACACATCCGCCATCGATTACGTGCAGCGCAAGGGGCAGGATCCTGCCGTCGACAGCTATTCCGCCTTTCGCGACAACGACCGCTCCGCCCTGACCGGCCTCGACGGTTATCTTCGGGAAAACGGCGTCAGCGAACTCGACATCATGGGTCTCGCTACGGATTACTGCGTCAGGTTTTCCGTGCTCGACGCTCTGGAAATGCTGCCCGATGTCACCGTGCGCTTCATCGAGGACGGCTCCCGCGGCATCGACCCAGACGGCGTGAAGGCAGCCATCGCAGAGATGAAGGCCGCCGGCGCCGAGATCGTAAGCAGCGCTGATATAATCGTTTGA
- a CDS encoding aldose epimerase produces the protein MPEIVSITNDRLTVEVSSFGAEMQSLVSSDGRSWLWNGDAAWWSGRSPILFPIVGKAPDNKLTIDGRQVDMAQHGFARRNDFALAGQTQTSCAHRLTATDATRAVYPFEFALTLTHSLDGNALTVAAEVENLDTKPMPFGIGFHSAFLWPLPGAEGKQHMVLLANRAEPPLARLEDGLLRADRLPSPFTKGKLEISPEMFVEDAMIFPEGTGTALTYGVEGGEALRFSFENLPNLALWTKPGAPFLCVEPWHGTAAAIGASDDITERPFTKILPPGEKARFAFTVEIPG, from the coding sequence ATGCCGGAAATCGTCAGCATCACCAATGATCGCCTTACCGTCGAGGTTTCCTCGTTTGGGGCGGAAATGCAGTCGCTTGTCTCGTCGGATGGCCGCTCATGGCTGTGGAACGGCGATGCTGCCTGGTGGTCTGGCCGTTCTCCAATTCTCTTTCCGATCGTCGGCAAGGCGCCGGACAACAAACTGACCATCGACGGCCGGCAGGTCGATATGGCGCAGCATGGCTTTGCCCGCCGCAACGACTTTGCGCTCGCGGGCCAGACGCAAACGAGTTGTGCGCACCGGTTGACGGCAACGGATGCGACGCGCGCCGTTTATCCCTTCGAATTCGCCCTCACACTGACCCATTCGCTCGACGGCAATGCGCTCACCGTTGCCGCCGAGGTCGAAAATCTGGACACGAAACCTATGCCCTTCGGGATAGGTTTCCACTCCGCCTTCCTGTGGCCTCTACCCGGTGCAGAAGGCAAGCAGCATATGGTGCTGCTCGCAAACCGGGCGGAACCGCCTTTGGCACGTCTTGAGGATGGACTTCTGCGTGCCGACCGCCTTCCTTCACCCTTCACCAAGGGGAAGCTGGAGATATCGCCTGAAATGTTCGTCGAAGACGCGATGATCTTCCCGGAGGGAACGGGAACAGCCCTCACTTATGGCGTCGAGGGCGGTGAGGCTCTGCGCTTCAGCTTCGAGAACCTGCCGAACCTCGCGCTCTGGACCAAGCCGGGCGCTCCCTTCCTTTGCGTGGAGCCCTGGCATGGCACGGCTGCGGCCATCGGCGCATCAGACGACATCACGGAACGGCCGTTCACGAAGATATTGCCTCCGGGCGAAAAGGCCCGTTTTGCCTTCACTGTCGAAATCCCCGGCTGA
- a CDS encoding membrane-bound PQQ-dependent dehydrogenase, glucose/quinate/shikimate family (quinoprotein glucose dehydrogenase; catalyzes the formation of D-glucono-1,5-lactone from D-glucose and ubiquinone) — translation MIIVLTAVLFGAIGLVLAIGGVELVALSGSPFYLAAGIVFILTAILLLMRRKAALWLYGLFILATLGWAILEVGFDWWQLGTRGGLVILLAFLLLLPAVRRRLNGGDASLWPVGIPVLIALIVAGYSLTIDPLDKEGALPTEAVVQTPAYGGEVADAEWHQYGRTPFGQRYSPLTQITTENVKDLKVAWTYQTGDVKQPGDVGETTYQVTPLKVGNRLYLCTPHNWAIALDAATGKEVWKYDPNVGLNPDRQHQTCRGVTYYADPAATAGAECATRVYLPTSDARLIALDAESGKICTSFAENGVLHLETGMPYNPAGYYYSTSPPAIADGKIIIGGAVNDNYSTQEQSGVIRAYDVHTGALIWNWDSGNPGRTQPIGPGETYTANSPNSWSVFSVDEQLGLVYIPLGNQVPDQIGIGRSENVEKYSSSIVALDIKTGADRWVRQTVHHDLWDMDVPAQPVLLDITQPDGTPVPALVGPTKQGDLYVLDRRTGEPIIPVSEQPAPGGAVEGDFSSPTQPLSALSFRPPKLEEKNMWGVTLIDQMACRIAFHKLKYEGQYTPPSLQGTLVYPGNFGTFNWGSVAVDPERQVMFGMPTYLSFTSRLVPRAEVPPRGQDEKGSEQGLNRNDGAPYGVYMGPFLSPLGIPCQAPPWGYVAGVDLRTGQIAYKHRNGTVMDMTPLPLPFKVGVPGIGGPMITKGGVAFLGAAVDNYLRAYDLTTGHELWKARLPAGGQATPMTYALDDGKQYVVMVAGGHGSVGTKPGDYVMAFTLP, via the coding sequence ATGATCATTGTCCTCACCGCCGTCCTGTTCGGCGCAATCGGGCTCGTACTCGCCATCGGCGGCGTCGAGCTGGTCGCCTTGTCCGGCAGCCCCTTCTATCTTGCAGCCGGCATCGTCTTCATCCTCACCGCAATCCTGCTTCTCATGCGTCGCAAGGCGGCGCTTTGGCTCTACGGGCTCTTCATTCTCGCCACGCTCGGCTGGGCCATTCTGGAGGTCGGCTTCGACTGGTGGCAGCTCGGGACGCGGGGAGGGTTGGTCATCCTGCTCGCCTTCCTGCTTCTCCTGCCTGCCGTTCGCCGACGTCTGAACGGTGGCGATGCCTCGCTCTGGCCGGTTGGCATTCCGGTGCTGATTGCGCTGATCGTCGCAGGTTATTCTCTCACCATCGACCCCCTGGACAAGGAGGGTGCCCTGCCAACCGAGGCGGTGGTCCAGACCCCGGCCTATGGCGGAGAGGTGGCGGATGCCGAATGGCATCAGTACGGGCGCACGCCCTTCGGTCAGCGCTACTCACCGCTGACGCAGATCACCACTGAAAACGTGAAGGACCTGAAGGTCGCATGGACCTACCAGACCGGCGACGTCAAACAGCCGGGGGATGTTGGAGAGACCACCTATCAGGTGACGCCGCTCAAGGTCGGAAACCGGCTCTATCTCTGCACACCGCACAACTGGGCAATCGCGCTCGATGCTGCCACGGGCAAGGAGGTCTGGAAATACGATCCGAATGTCGGGCTGAACCCCGACCGGCAGCACCAGACCTGCCGTGGTGTCACCTATTATGCCGATCCGGCTGCGACTGCCGGAGCAGAATGCGCCACCCGCGTTTATCTGCCGACGTCGGATGCGCGCCTAATCGCGCTCGATGCCGAGAGCGGCAAGATATGCACGAGCTTTGCCGAAAACGGTGTCCTGCATCTCGAAACCGGCATGCCGTACAATCCCGCCGGTTACTATTACTCCACGTCGCCGCCGGCGATCGCGGATGGCAAGATCATCATCGGCGGGGCGGTGAACGACAATTATTCGACGCAGGAGCAATCCGGCGTCATCCGCGCCTATGACGTGCATACCGGCGCCCTGATCTGGAACTGGGACAGCGGAAATCCGGGCCGGACCCAGCCAATCGGTCCGGGAGAGACCTATACGGCCAATTCCCCGAACAGCTGGTCGGTCTTCTCGGTCGATGAACAGCTAGGTCTCGTCTATATCCCGCTCGGCAATCAGGTGCCGGACCAGATCGGCATCGGCCGCAGCGAAAACGTGGAAAAATACTCCTCGTCCATCGTGGCGCTCGACATCAAGACCGGAGCAGACCGCTGGGTACGCCAGACTGTCCACCACGATCTCTGGGACATGGACGTTCCAGCCCAGCCGGTGCTGCTCGACATTACACAGCCGGACGGTACACCAGTGCCGGCGCTCGTCGGGCCGACCAAGCAGGGCGACCTATACGTACTTGACCGGAGAACCGGCGAGCCAATTATTCCGGTCAGCGAACAGCCGGCGCCGGGCGGTGCGGTGGAAGGCGACTTCTCCTCGCCGACGCAGCCGCTTTCCGCCTTGAGCTTCCGGCCGCCAAAGCTGGAAGAAAAGAACATGTGGGGCGTGACGCTGATCGACCAGATGGCGTGCCGCATCGCATTCCACAAGCTAAAATACGAAGGGCAGTACACGCCTCCCTCCCTGCAGGGAACGCTTGTCTATCCCGGCAATTTCGGCACCTTCAACTGGGGTTCGGTCGCTGTCGATCCGGAACGGCAGGTGATGTTTGGCATGCCGACCTATCTTTCCTTCACCTCGCGGCTGGTGCCGCGTGCCGAAGTTCCGCCGCGCGGGCAGGACGAGAAGGGATCGGAGCAGGGGCTGAACCGCAATGATGGCGCACCCTACGGTGTGTATATGGGGCCGTTCCTCTCGCCGCTCGGCATTCCCTGCCAGGCGCCGCCATGGGGGTATGTTGCTGGCGTCGATCTTCGCACCGGCCAGATCGCCTACAAGCACAGGAACGGCACAGTGATGGACATGACGCCGCTGCCGTTGCCCTTCAAGGTCGGCGTGCCCGGTATCGGTGGGCCGATGATCACCAAGGGGGGCGTCGCGTTCCTTGGGGCGGCGGTCGACAACTACCTCAGGGCCTATGACCTGACCACGGGCCACGAACTGTGGAAGGCAAGGCTGCCGGCTGGCGGGCAGGCGACGCCGATGACCTATGCTCTCGATGACGGCAAGCAGTATGTCGTGATGGTCGCCGGTGGTCACGGATCGGTCGGCACCAAGCCGGGCGACTACGTCATGGCCTTCACCTTGCCCTGA